Within the Gloeocapsa sp. DLM2.Bin57 genome, the region AACCCACAACTGCAGCCCAGAGAGCATAAGACCACTGTTGTGTACCATTCATATGTAGGATACCAAATAAACAACTAGAGATAATTACAGCGGCTAAATTTAAACCTAAAGCAGGTAACATAATACCCCGAAAGAGTAATTCTTCACTTAAACCAGGTAATAACCCTAACCAAATTAAATCAGACCAAGTCAAAGGTTTAATAACTAACTCTAAATAAGCATCAGCACTTTGACGATAAGCCGGCCAAAAATGATAAATTACACTACTAGCAATACTGATAACTCCTGCCAAAGCTATGCTCCAAATCAAAGCTTGAGAGGTAAATTCCCAAGCCAATATCTCAACAGAGCCGATTTTTTGCCAGAGTTTAGCGATCATCACAATAATAATCGCTGTAATTGCCATAATTATTAAAATTTGACTACGAGTTAAGGGTTCTAATTCAGAATTGTTGGGTTCATTCACAATAATTTACTTTTGGATAATGATGATAATTCCGGACGGAGAGACTCAATAGCAACTCCTGCGTTTTCAGCGACAATTACTCCTAAAGCCTCCAAATAAGATTGTACTCTAATTGCTTTAATTCCTAGGGATTCTGGTGTAACCTGCATTCTGGTCTGGTTTTCTCCTACAGCAATTACTTGAGTTTTTAGCTGACTAAAACCAAGAAGAGCAGGACTTCCACAAGCATCACCAGGAACAATTACCGCATCTACTTGGTCAGCCCAAATTGTCTCTAAATTAGCTCTAGATTGACTAGTAATTAAACGAGGAGCTCGACTCAAACCTACTAAAATACAGGGGAAAAAGGTATAACCTAATTCTTCAGCAGCAGCTTTCGGGGATAATTCTGGTTCTAAAGGTAGGGGTTGTAAAGCAGGTGCATGAGCTGCAGGAATACCAAAATTACGTACAATTAGATGGGAAATCACCGCTTCAGCTCCAGCAATGGGATCTACTCCCGAACCCTGGCGATAGTCTTGCAGCGCGGGACTGTTTTCTTCATCGGGAAAGCGCGCTACTACAGCGATCGCCTCTACTTTGGCGGTTTCAATCAATTTAGCAGCAGCTCGTAACAAACTACCTGGATTACTAATAGTTCCCCAACTTGCTCCACTAGGAGCGGAGCGCAACTCTACCCCTAGGGGAGCATCGGTAATCAGATAATCTTGGATAGTCAATCCCAATGTTGCTCTGAGTGCATCAGCTGCTTGCAGGTGTCTAAGCTGTAATTCTGGTTCTATCCCCTGGTCAAGAATTATGCCAATGGAGTTGTATTTAACTGGAGTTAATCCCCAATTTCCTAGGGCGAATTGGTCTAGAGCATAACCTTCTACATAGAGTATTTTGGGGTCTGACCAATAGAGTTGCGCACCATTGAGAACGTTAGGATGAGTAATCAAGCGATCGCATCCTTGGGCGATCGCCCTAGCTACGGGTAAAGCATCTCCTGCGTAGCCTCCTATTTTAGCGCCTATTCCTGTAGGTACTAACAAAACTACCGTATATGGTTTACTAGACACCTAGTTTATGGTTTCGTTACAATTGCTTCTATTGCTGC harbors:
- a CDS encoding CPBP family intramembrane metalloprotease, which produces MNEPNNSELEPLTRSQILIIMAITAIIIVMIAKLWQKIGSVEILAWEFTSQALIWSIALAGVISIASSVIYHFWPAYRQSADAYLELVIKPLTWSDLIWLGLLPGLSEELLFRGIMLPALGLNLAAVIISSCLFGILHMNGTQQWSYALWAAVVGFLLGYVALITSNLIIPVIAHILTNFCSGLVWKTQNRFNSSS
- a CDS encoding DUF3326 domain-containing protein yields the protein MSSKPYTVVLLVPTGIGAKIGGYAGDALPVARAIAQGCDRLITHPNVLNGAQLYWSDPKILYVEGYALDQFALGNWGLTPVKYNSIGIILDQGIEPELQLRHLQAADALRATLGLTIQDYLITDAPLGVELRSAPSGASWGTISNPGSLLRAAAKLIETAKVEAIAVVARFPDEENSPALQDYRQGSGVDPIAGAEAVISHLIVRNFGIPAAHAPALQPLPLEPELSPKAAAEELGYTFFPCILVGLSRAPRLITSQSRANLETIWADQVDAVIVPGDACGSPALLGFSQLKTQVIAVGENQTRMQVTPESLGIKAIRVQSYLEALGVIVAENAGVAIESLRPELSSLSKSKLL